One window from the genome of Synechococcus sp. PROS-7-1 encodes:
- a CDS encoding secondary thiamine-phosphate synthase enzyme YjbQ, with product MTSHLLHLSTDAPFQCLSLTAELQRFVQVHGERDGAVVVSTQHTTTAVIVNELEERLLLDLQQWLRQLAPPTTAWKHNDLELRPGIPDDEPRNAHAHLQALLLGHQTTVSVNNGALQLGRYQDVILVELDGPRQRTVSLQWLSA from the coding sequence ATGACCTCCCATCTCCTCCACCTCAGCACCGACGCCCCCTTCCAGTGCCTGTCACTCACCGCCGAACTGCAGCGGTTTGTTCAAGTGCATGGCGAACGCGATGGAGCCGTTGTGGTGTCAACGCAACACACGACCACCGCAGTGATCGTGAACGAACTGGAGGAGAGGCTCCTGTTGGATCTGCAGCAGTGGCTTCGGCAGCTGGCACCCCCCACCACAGCTTGGAAACACAACGACCTGGAGCTGCGCCCCGGCATCCCCGACGATGAACCGCGGAATGCCCATGCCCATCTGCAGGCGTTGCTGCTCGGCCATCAAACGACGGTGTCGGTGAACAACGGAGCGCTGCAACTGGGGCGCTACCAGGACGTGATCCTGGTGGAGCTGGATGGCCCGCGTCAGCGCACCGTGTCGCTGCAATGGCTTTCCGCGTGA
- a CDS encoding nucleoside deaminase, which translates to MATDQDRTLMKEAIRLMREAGVVNKSGGPFGAVIAKDGKVVSASGNSVVRDLDPSAHAEVNAIRAACKALGTWDLTGCVMYTSCECCPMCYATAYWAGIRKVFYAAAWSDYSDLFSDQEINEDMQKSRDEREIQLTQILQDEACSVWKEFRLLPDGARY; encoded by the coding sequence ATGGCTACTGATCAGGACCGCACACTGATGAAGGAGGCCATCCGCCTCATGCGCGAAGCCGGAGTGGTGAACAAATCAGGTGGTCCGTTCGGTGCCGTGATTGCGAAAGATGGAAAGGTGGTATCCGCCAGCGGCAACAGTGTGGTGCGCGACCTCGATCCCAGTGCTCACGCTGAGGTGAATGCCATTCGTGCGGCTTGTAAAGCTCTGGGGACTTGGGATCTCACCGGCTGCGTGATGTATACCAGCTGCGAATGCTGCCCGATGTGTTACGCAACCGCCTACTGGGCTGGGATCCGGAAAGTGTTCTATGCCGCGGCATGGTCGGATTATTCCGATCTCTTCTCGGATCAGGAAATCAATGAAGATATGCAGAAATCCAGGGATGAAAGGGAGATCCAGCTCACGCAGATTCTTCAGGACGAAGCTTGTTCCGTTTGGAAAGAGTTTCGCTTGCTGCCCGATGGTGCCCGGTACTGA